A DNA window from Setaria viridis chromosome 2, Setaria_viridis_v4.0, whole genome shotgun sequence contains the following coding sequences:
- the LOC117844767 gene encoding probable potassium transporter 9 yields the protein MDTEFGVGMAPRKRESWRTTLLLAYQSLGVVYGDLSISPLYVYKSTFAEDITHSETNEEIYGALSFVFWTLTLIPLIKYVTIVLRADDNGEGGTFALYSLICRHANVSLLPNRQVADEELSTYKLECPPEVAQRSRVKEWLEKHKKLHTALLVMVMIGTCMVIGDGVLTPAISVFSAVSGLELSLSKHQHEYAVIPITCAILVFLFALQHYGTHRVGFLFAPIVLCWLLCMSAIGLYNIIHWNPHVYQALNPCYMITFLKKTRKSGWMSLGGILLCMTGSEAMFADLGHFSYSAIQLAFTSLVYPSLILGYMGQAAYLSKHHNFDASYQIGFYIAVPESVRWPVLVLAILASVVGSQAIISGTFSIINQSQSLSCFPRVKVVHTSAKIHGQIYIPEVNWMLMILCIAVTVGFRNTKHMGNASGLAVITVMMVTTCLMSVVIMLCWHRSPLLALAFFLFFGSIEALYFSASLIKFLEGAWVPILLSLILLAVMFVWHHTTIKKYEYDMQNKVTLEWLLALGDKLGMVRVPGIGLVYTDLTSGVPANFSRFVTNLPAFHRVLVFVCVKSVPVPHVLPAERYLVGRVGPPGHHSYRCIVRYGYRDVHQDVDSFETELVESLATFIKLDALFRCSDAGGEQRDSSYYERENALTVIGSNPLRRHLGLGYDDSHDGVSSAHEAAGSANGIELAAAAPAIKKQVRFAVESAAPRSPGVDERVLEELQELCEAREAGTAFILGHSHVQTKPGSSVLKKLAVGVGYNFLRRNCRGPDVVLRVPPASLLEVGMVYVL from the exons ATGGATACTGAGTTCGGAGTTGGCATGGCGCCCCGAAAG AGGGAGTCATGGCGGACGACGCTGCTGCTGGCGTATCAGAGCCTCGGGGTGGTGTACGGCGACCTCAGCATCTCGCCGCTGTACGTGTACAAGAGCACCTTCGCAGAGGACATCACGCACTCGGAGACcaacgaggagatctacggcgcccTCTCCTTCGTCTTCTGGACGCTCACCCTCATCCCACTCATCAAGTACGTCACCATCGTCCTGCGCGCCGACGACAACGGCGAGG GAGGCACCTTCGCGCTCTACTCCCTCATCTGCCGCCACGCCAATGTCAGCCTCCTCCCCAACCGCCAGGTCGCCGACGAGGAGCTCTCCACCTACAAGCTCGAGTGCCCGCCCGAGGTCGCCCAGAGGTCACGCGTCAAGGAGTGGCTCGAGAAGCACAAGAAGCTGCACACCGCGCTGCTCGTCATGGTCATGATCGGCACATGCATGGTCATCGGGGACGGCGTCCTCACGCCGGCCATCTCGG TGTTCTCCGCTGTTTCAGGGCTTGAGCTCTCCTTGTCCAAGCATCAACATGAAT ATGCGGTCATCCCGATAACCTGTGCTATATTAGTATTCCTGTTTGCTCTCCAGCATTACGGCACCCACCGTGTCGGATTTCTCTTCGCACCGATCGTGCTGTGCTGGCTTCTCTGCATGAGCGCAATCGGCTTGTACAACATCATCCACTGGAACCCCCATGTTTACCAGGCACTCAATCCCTGCTACATGATCACATTCCTGAAGAAGACCAGGAAGTCTGGCTGGATGTCTCTGGGAGGAATTTTGCTATGCATGACAG GATCCGAAGCAATGTTCGCAGATCTTGGCCATTTCTCCTACAGCGCAATCCAG CTTGCTTTCACTTCTTTAGTGTACCCATCACTGATTCTGGGATACATGGGTCAAGCTGCTTATTTGTCCAAACACCATAACTTTGACGCAAGCTACCAAATTGGATTCTACATCGCAGTTCCCG AGAGTGTAAGGTGGCCTGTGCTAGTGCTGGCGATATTGGCGTCGGTGGTTGGAAGCCAAGCAATCATCAGTGGAACATTCTCCATCATCAACCAGAGCCAGTCCCTGAGTTGCTTCCCCAGGGTGAAAGTTGTGCACACCTCTGCCAAAATTCATGGTCAGATATACATCCCTGAGGTCAACTGGATGCTAATGATCCTCTGCATTGCTGTGACCGTTGGTTTCCGTAATACCAAGCACATGGGAAATGCATCTG GCTTGGCGGTGATCACGGTGATGATGGTGACGACGTGTCTCATGTCGGTGGTGATCATGCTGTGCTGGCACCGGTCGCCTCTGCTAGCCCTGGcgttcttcctcttctttgggTCGATCGAGGCGCTCTACTTCTCGGCGTCGCTGATCAAGTTCCTTGAAGGCGCGTGGGTGCCGATCCTGCTGTCCCTCATCCTGTTGGCCGTCATGTTCGTGTGGCACCACACCACCATCAAGAAGTACGAGTACGACATGCAGAACAAGGTGACCCTCGAGTGGCTGCTCGCCCTGGGCGACAAGCTCGGCATGGTGCGTGTCCCGGGCATCGGCCTCGTCTACACCGACCTCACCTCCGGCGTGCCGGCGAACTTCTCCCGCTTCGTAACCAACCTCCCAGCGTTCCACCGGGTGCTCGTCTTCGTCTGCGTCAAGTCCGTGCCGGTGCCGCACGTGCTCCCCGCCGAGCGCTACCTCGTCGGCCGCGTCGGGCCGCCGGGCCACCACTCCTACCGGTGCATCGTGCGCTACGGCTACCGCGACGTGCACCAGGACGTGGACTCCTTCGAGACGGAGCTCGTCGAGAGCCTCGCCACCTTCATCAAGCTCGACGCGCTGTTCCGGTgcagcgacgccggcggcgagcagcgggaCAGCAGCTACTACGAGCGCGAGAACGCGCTCACCGTCATCGGGAGCAACCCGCTGCGGCGCCACCTGGGCCTGGGATACGACGACTCCCACGACGGCGTGTCGTCGGCCCACGAGGCCGCTGGCAGCGCGAACGGGATcgagctcgcggcggcggcgccggcgattaAGAAGCAGGTGAGGTTCGCGGTGGAGAGCGCGGCGCCGAGGAGCCCCGGCGTGGACGAGCGCGTGCTGGAGGAGCTGCAGGAGCTGTGCGAGGCGCGGGAGGCGGGGACGGCGTTCATCCTGGGGCACTCGCACGTGCAGACTAAGCCGGGGTCGTCGGTGCTGAAGAAGCTGGCCGTCGGCGTCGGCTACAACTTCCTGCGGCGGAACTGCCGCGGCCCGGACGTGGTGCTGCGCGTGCCGCCGGCGTCGCTGCTCGAGGTCGGCATGGTCTACGTGCTATGA